A single Ammospiza caudacuta isolate bAmmCau1 chromosome 6, bAmmCau1.pri, whole genome shotgun sequence DNA region contains:
- the BTBD6 gene encoding BTB/POZ domain-containing protein 6 isoform X1 yields MPLPPGCLNGRIMKCLTFFLLLPETLKKSKKSVRSNGKVPGCYEIVPLSLKKKMAAELYPASTNTNIANSNAAAATAANSKKNALQLQQSAQPPPPPQLQNLNNNNLESANWQSFHPTLRERNALMFNNELMADVHFIVGPPGASKKVPAHKYVLAVGSSVFYAMFYGDLAEVKSEIHIPDVEPAAFLILLKYMYSDEIDLEADTVLATLYAAKKYIVPALAKACVNFLETSLEAKNACVLLSQSRLFEEPELTQRCWEVIDAQAEMALKSEGFCEIDQQTLEIIVTREALNTKEVVVFEAVLNWAEAECKRQGLPVTPRNKRNVLGKALYLVRIPTMTLEEFANGAAQSDILTLEETHNIFLWYTAANKPKLEFPLTKRKGLVPQRCHRFQSSAYRSNQWRYRGRCDSIQFAVDKRIFIAGLGLYGSSCGKAEYSVKIELKRLGVVLAQNLTKFTSDGSSNTFSVWFEHPVQVEQDTFYNVSAILDGNELSYFGQEGMTEVQCGKVTFQFQCSSDSTNGTGVQGGQIPELIFYA; encoded by the exons ATGCCACTGCCCCCTGGTTGCCTCAATGGCAGGATCATGAAgtgtttgactttttttcttctgcttccagAGACCTTAAAGAAGTCCAAAAAGAGTGTGAGGTCAAACGGCAAGGTGCCAGGATGCTATGAGATAGTGCCCCTGTCCCTGAAGAAGAAGATGGCTGCAGAACTTTACCCTGCCAGCACCAACACTAACATTGCAAACAGCaacgccgccgccgccaccgctGCCAACAGCAAGAAGAAcgccctgcagctccagcagagcgcccagccgcccccgccgccccagCTCCAAAAcctcaacaacaacaacttGGAGAGCGCCAACTGGCAATCCTTCCATCCCACGCTGCGGGAGAG GAACGCGCTGATGTTCAATAACGAACTCATGGCTGACGTTCACTTCATCGTGGGCCCGCCAGGGGCATCCAAGAAAGTTCCTGCCCATAAG TATGTTTTGGCAGTTGGTAGCTCTGTCTTCTATGCTATGTTTTATGGCGATCTCGCAGAGGTCAAATCTGAAATCCATATACCAGATGTGGAACCTGCAGCCTTTCTAATCCTATTAAA ATACATGTATAGCGATGAAATAGACCTGGAAGCTGACACAGTTCTGGCTACACTCTATGCTGCCAAGAAGTACATCGTGCCGGCCCTAGCGAAGGCTTGCGTCAATTTTTTGGAGACCAGCTTAGAGGCGAAGAAcgcttgtgtcctgctgtctcAGAGCAGGCTCTTCGAGGAGCCAGAGCTGACACAGCGCTGCTGGGAAGTGATTGATGCTCAGGCAGAAATGGCACTGAAGTCAGAGGGCTTCTGTGAGATAGATCAACAAACACTAGAGATCATTGTAACCCGGGAAGCACTCAACACCAAGGAAGTGGTAGTTTTCGAGGCTGTTCTCAACTGGGCAGAGGCCGAATGCAAAAGGCAAGGGCTGCCAGTGACGCCTCGCAACAAGAGGAATGTATTAGGGAAAGCTTTGTACTTGGTGCGGATTCCAACCATGACTTTGGAAGAGTTTGCCAACGGAGCTGCCCAGTCCGACATCCTCACCCTTGAGGAGACTCACAACATATTCCTATGGTACACAGCAGCAAATAAACCCAAACTAGAGTTCCCCCTGACGAAAAGGAAAGGACTCGTGCCTCAGCGCTGCCACCGGTTTCAGTCGTCTGCGTATCGCAGCAATCAGTGGCGGTACCGAGGCCGCTGTGACAGTATTCAGTTTGCCGTAGACAAACGGATATTTATAGCGGGACTGGGATTGTATGGGTCAAGCTGTGGCAAAGCTGAGTACAGCGTCAAAATCGAACTGAAGCGCTTAGGCGTTGTCCTTGCTCAGAACCTGACAAAGTTTACCTCCGACGGCTCCAGCAACACCTTCTCGGTGTGGTTTGAACACCCCGTGCAGGTCGAGCAAGACACGTTTTACAATGTAAGTGCTATTCTGGATGGGAACGAACTCAGTTACTTTGGACAAGAGGGAATGACTGAAGTGCAGTGCGGGAAAGTGACGTTCCAGTTCCAGTGCTCCTCGGACAGCACCAATGGGACCGGAGTACAAGGAGGACAGATACCTGAGCTCATTTTCTATGCATGA
- the BTBD6 gene encoding BTB/POZ domain-containing protein 6 isoform X2, whose translation MAAELYPASTNTNIANSNAAAATAANSKKNALQLQQSAQPPPPPQLQNLNNNNLESANWQSFHPTLRERNALMFNNELMADVHFIVGPPGASKKVPAHKYVLAVGSSVFYAMFYGDLAEVKSEIHIPDVEPAAFLILLKYMYSDEIDLEADTVLATLYAAKKYIVPALAKACVNFLETSLEAKNACVLLSQSRLFEEPELTQRCWEVIDAQAEMALKSEGFCEIDQQTLEIIVTREALNTKEVVVFEAVLNWAEAECKRQGLPVTPRNKRNVLGKALYLVRIPTMTLEEFANGAAQSDILTLEETHNIFLWYTAANKPKLEFPLTKRKGLVPQRCHRFQSSAYRSNQWRYRGRCDSIQFAVDKRIFIAGLGLYGSSCGKAEYSVKIELKRLGVVLAQNLTKFTSDGSSNTFSVWFEHPVQVEQDTFYNVSAILDGNELSYFGQEGMTEVQCGKVTFQFQCSSDSTNGTGVQGGQIPELIFYA comes from the exons ATGGCTGCAGAACTTTACCCTGCCAGCACCAACACTAACATTGCAAACAGCaacgccgccgccgccaccgctGCCAACAGCAAGAAGAAcgccctgcagctccagcagagcgcccagccgcccccgccgccccagCTCCAAAAcctcaacaacaacaacttGGAGAGCGCCAACTGGCAATCCTTCCATCCCACGCTGCGGGAGAG GAACGCGCTGATGTTCAATAACGAACTCATGGCTGACGTTCACTTCATCGTGGGCCCGCCAGGGGCATCCAAGAAAGTTCCTGCCCATAAG TATGTTTTGGCAGTTGGTAGCTCTGTCTTCTATGCTATGTTTTATGGCGATCTCGCAGAGGTCAAATCTGAAATCCATATACCAGATGTGGAACCTGCAGCCTTTCTAATCCTATTAAA ATACATGTATAGCGATGAAATAGACCTGGAAGCTGACACAGTTCTGGCTACACTCTATGCTGCCAAGAAGTACATCGTGCCGGCCCTAGCGAAGGCTTGCGTCAATTTTTTGGAGACCAGCTTAGAGGCGAAGAAcgcttgtgtcctgctgtctcAGAGCAGGCTCTTCGAGGAGCCAGAGCTGACACAGCGCTGCTGGGAAGTGATTGATGCTCAGGCAGAAATGGCACTGAAGTCAGAGGGCTTCTGTGAGATAGATCAACAAACACTAGAGATCATTGTAACCCGGGAAGCACTCAACACCAAGGAAGTGGTAGTTTTCGAGGCTGTTCTCAACTGGGCAGAGGCCGAATGCAAAAGGCAAGGGCTGCCAGTGACGCCTCGCAACAAGAGGAATGTATTAGGGAAAGCTTTGTACTTGGTGCGGATTCCAACCATGACTTTGGAAGAGTTTGCCAACGGAGCTGCCCAGTCCGACATCCTCACCCTTGAGGAGACTCACAACATATTCCTATGGTACACAGCAGCAAATAAACCCAAACTAGAGTTCCCCCTGACGAAAAGGAAAGGACTCGTGCCTCAGCGCTGCCACCGGTTTCAGTCGTCTGCGTATCGCAGCAATCAGTGGCGGTACCGAGGCCGCTGTGACAGTATTCAGTTTGCCGTAGACAAACGGATATTTATAGCGGGACTGGGATTGTATGGGTCAAGCTGTGGCAAAGCTGAGTACAGCGTCAAAATCGAACTGAAGCGCTTAGGCGTTGTCCTTGCTCAGAACCTGACAAAGTTTACCTCCGACGGCTCCAGCAACACCTTCTCGGTGTGGTTTGAACACCCCGTGCAGGTCGAGCAAGACACGTTTTACAATGTAAGTGCTATTCTGGATGGGAACGAACTCAGTTACTTTGGACAAGAGGGAATGACTGAAGTGCAGTGCGGGAAAGTGACGTTCCAGTTCCAGTGCTCCTCGGACAGCACCAATGGGACCGGAGTACAAGGAGGACAGATACCTGAGCTCATTTTCTATGCATGA